A section of the Cervus canadensis isolate Bull #8, Minnesota chromosome 8, ASM1932006v1, whole genome shotgun sequence genome encodes:
- the NOLC1 gene encoding nucleolar and coiled-body phosphoprotein 1 isoform X1, with protein sequence MAILVRPESVPGFRPYPVSESAPAPSGVLRAARGRCTGPPLARLFRFLESCASATVVTRIIGRMADAGLRRVVPSDLYPLVLGFLRDNQLSSVANKFVKATGATQQDANASSLLDIYSFWLNRSTKAPKRKLQANGPVAKKKTSSSDSSEDSSEEEKTQGPPAKKAAVPAKQASLLQHPGKAAVKASESSSSSSEESSDDEEEEDKKKKPVEKGVKPQAKTVKAPPKKAESSDSDSDSSSEDEAPKNQKPKTTPVAVKTQAKAPAKPGTSARPAPKVANGKAPSSSSSSSSSSDDDSEEEKAIAISKKTIPKKQVVAKAPVKAAAAPAQKSSSSEDSSSDEEEEEQKKKPMKKKPGPYSSVPPPSVPPPKKSLGTQSPKKAAEKHQTVESSEESSDESDSSSEEEKKPPAKAVITKAATKAAPAKKAAESSSDSSDSDSSEDEAPAKPAGTPKNPSSKPAATPKQPAAKSAATPKQAAGSGQKPLTRKADSSSSEEESSSSDEEETKKTVATPKSKATVKAALSLPAKQASQGAGDSSSDSDSSSSEEEEEEKTPKPPTKKPRKEVEAVAPSKPASVKKAKAESSSSSSSDDSSEEEEEEKPKGKGTPRPQATKTSGTSALTAQNGKADRGSNEQEEDKKKAAVAVAKPGSEKKKKKKNEAAKEAETPPAKKIKPQTPNTFPKRKKGERRASSPFRRIREEEIEVDARVADNSFDAKRGAAGDWGERANQVLKFTKGKSFRHEKTKKKRGSYRGGSISVQVNSVKFDSE encoded by the exons ATGGCGATACTCGTGAGACCGGAAAGCGTTCCTGGATTTCGCCCTTACCCTGTCTCCGAGAGTGCGCCCGCCCCTTCCGGCGTGCTCCGCGCGGCGCGAGGACGTTGCACGGGTCCTCCCCTAGCCCGCCTCTTCCGGTTTCTTGAGTCCTGTGCGTCCGCGACGGTAGTGACGCGTATTATCGGGAGGATGGCGGACGCCGGCTTACGCCGCGTGGTTCCCAGCGACCTGTATCCCCTCGTGCTCGGCTTTCTGCGAGATAACCAGCTCTCGAGCGTGGCCAATAAATTCGTCAAGGCAACAGGCGCT ACCCAGCAGGATGCCAACGCTTCTTCCCTTTTGGATATCTATAGTTTCTGGCTCAA CAGGTCCACCAAGGCCCCAAAGCGGAAGTTACAGGCAAATGGACCAGTGGCTAAGAAGAAGACTTCATCCAGTGACAGCAGTGAAGACAGCAGTGAGGAGGAAAAAACCCAGGGGCCTCCAGCTAAGAAAGCTG CTGTACCTGCCAAGCAGGCCAGTCTGCTTCAGCATCCTGGAAAGGCTGCAGTCAAAGCATcagagagcagcagcagcagcagtgaagaatccagtgatgatgaggaggaagaagacaaaaagaaaaagcctgtTGAG AAGGGAGTTAAGCCGCAGGCCAAGACAGTCAAAGCTCCTCCTAAGAAGGCCGAGAGCTCTGATTCCGATTCTGACTCAAGCTCAGAGGATGAGGCACCAAAGAACCAGAAGCCAAAGACAACACCTGTGGCAGTGAAAACTCAGGCTAAAGCCCCAGCCAAACCAG gTACATCAGCTCGGCCAGCACCTAAAGTCGCCAACGGCAAAgcacctagcagcagcagcagcagcagcagcagcagtgatgatgactcagaggaggaaaaggcaatagCCATCTCTAAGAAG ACCATACCTAAAAAGCAAGTTGTGGCTAAGGCCCCAGTGAAAGCAGCTGCCGCACCTGCCCAAAAGAGTTCCAGCAGTGAGGACTCCTCCAgtgatgaggaggaagaggagcagaaGAAAAAGCCCATGAAGAAAAAACCAG GTCCCTATAGCTCAGTCCCCCCGCCTTCTGTTCCCCCACCCAAGAAGTCCCTGGGAACTCAATCCCCCAAGAAAGCTGCAGAAAAGCATCAGACTGTGGAGAGCAGTGAGGAGAGCAGCGACGAGTCTG ATTCAAGttctgaggaagaaaagaaacctcCAGCTAAGGCAGTCATCACCAAGGCAGCTACTAAAGCAGCTCCAGCAAAGAAGGCAGCAGAGAGCTCTTCAGACAGCTCAG ACTCCGACAGTTCTGAGGATGAAGCTCCTGCCAAGCCAGCCGGTACCCCCAAGAATCCCTCAAGTAAACCAGCCGCCACTCCCAAGCAGCCTGCAGCTAAGTCAGCCGCCACTCCCAAGCAGGCCGCGGGCAGTGGCCAGAAGCCTCTAACCAGAAAGGCTGACAGCAGCTCCAGCGAGGAGGAGAGCAGTTCTAGTGACGAGGAAGAGACGAAGAAGACTGTAGCCACCCCTAAGTCCAAGGCGACAGTCAAAGCAGCCCTGTCTTTACCTGCCAAGCAGGCCTCTCAGGGTGCTGGGGACAGCAGCTCGGATTCAGACAGCTCCAGCagcgaggaggaggaagaagagaagacacCTAAACCCCCAACTAAAAAGCCACGGAAGGAGGTGGAAGCCGTAGCCCCTTCCAAACCAGCCTCCGTGAAGAAAGCAAAGGCCGAAAGCAGCAGCAGTTCTTCCTCTGATGACtccagtgaggaggaggaggaggagaaacccAAGGGCAAGGGCACTCCAAGACCACAGGCCACCAAGACCAGTGGCACCTCCGCACTGACTGCCCAGAATGGAAAAGCAGACCGGGGCAGCAACGAGCAGGAGGAGGACAAGAAAAAGGCAGCAGTGGCGGTTGCTAAGCCAG gttcagaaaagaagaagaagaagaagaatgaggCTGCTAAGGAGGCAGAGACTCCTCCAGCAAAGAAGATAAAGCCTCAGACCCCCAACACATTTCCTAAAAGGAAGAAG GGAGAACGAAGGGCATCCTCCCCATTCCGAAGGATCAGGGAAGAGGAGATCGAGGTGGATGCTAGAGTGGCAGACAATTCCTTTGACGCCAAG CGGGGTGCAGCCGGAGACTGGGGGGAGCGAGCCAATCAGGTTCTGAAGTTCACCAAAGGCAAATCCTTCCGGCACGAGAAAACCAAGAAGAAGCGGGGCAGCTACCGGGGAGGCTCCATCTCTGTTCAAGTCAACTCTGTTAAGTTTGACAGCGAGTGA
- the NOLC1 gene encoding nucleolar and coiled-body phosphoprotein 1 isoform X2, which yields MAILVRPESVPGFRPYPVSESAPAPSGVLRAARGRCTGPPLARLFRFLESCASATVVTRIIGRMADAGLRRVVPSDLYPLVLGFLRDNQLSSVANKFVKATGATQQDANASSLLDIYSFWLKSTKAPKRKLQANGPVAKKKTSSSDSSEDSSEEEKTQGPPAKKAAVPAKQASLLQHPGKAAVKASESSSSSSEESSDDEEEEDKKKKPVEKGVKPQAKTVKAPPKKAESSDSDSDSSSEDEAPKNQKPKTTPVAVKTQAKAPAKPGTSARPAPKVANGKAPSSSSSSSSSSDDDSEEEKAIAISKKTIPKKQVVAKAPVKAAAAPAQKSSSSEDSSSDEEEEEQKKKPMKKKPGPYSSVPPPSVPPPKKSLGTQSPKKAAEKHQTVESSEESSDESDSSSEEEKKPPAKAVITKAATKAAPAKKAAESSSDSSDSDSSEDEAPAKPAGTPKNPSSKPAATPKQPAAKSAATPKQAAGSGQKPLTRKADSSSSEEESSSSDEEETKKTVATPKSKATVKAALSLPAKQASQGAGDSSSDSDSSSSEEEEEEKTPKPPTKKPRKEVEAVAPSKPASVKKAKAESSSSSSSDDSSEEEEEEKPKGKGTPRPQATKTSGTSALTAQNGKADRGSNEQEEDKKKAAVAVAKPGSEKKKKKKNEAAKEAETPPAKKIKPQTPNTFPKRKKGERRASSPFRRIREEEIEVDARVADNSFDAKRGAAGDWGERANQVLKFTKGKSFRHEKTKKKRGSYRGGSISVQVNSVKFDSE from the exons ATGGCGATACTCGTGAGACCGGAAAGCGTTCCTGGATTTCGCCCTTACCCTGTCTCCGAGAGTGCGCCCGCCCCTTCCGGCGTGCTCCGCGCGGCGCGAGGACGTTGCACGGGTCCTCCCCTAGCCCGCCTCTTCCGGTTTCTTGAGTCCTGTGCGTCCGCGACGGTAGTGACGCGTATTATCGGGAGGATGGCGGACGCCGGCTTACGCCGCGTGGTTCCCAGCGACCTGTATCCCCTCGTGCTCGGCTTTCTGCGAGATAACCAGCTCTCGAGCGTGGCCAATAAATTCGTCAAGGCAACAGGCGCT ACCCAGCAGGATGCCAACGCTTCTTCCCTTTTGGATATCTATAGTTTCTGGCTCAA GTCCACCAAGGCCCCAAAGCGGAAGTTACAGGCAAATGGACCAGTGGCTAAGAAGAAGACTTCATCCAGTGACAGCAGTGAAGACAGCAGTGAGGAGGAAAAAACCCAGGGGCCTCCAGCTAAGAAAGCTG CTGTACCTGCCAAGCAGGCCAGTCTGCTTCAGCATCCTGGAAAGGCTGCAGTCAAAGCATcagagagcagcagcagcagcagtgaagaatccagtgatgatgaggaggaagaagacaaaaagaaaaagcctgtTGAG AAGGGAGTTAAGCCGCAGGCCAAGACAGTCAAAGCTCCTCCTAAGAAGGCCGAGAGCTCTGATTCCGATTCTGACTCAAGCTCAGAGGATGAGGCACCAAAGAACCAGAAGCCAAAGACAACACCTGTGGCAGTGAAAACTCAGGCTAAAGCCCCAGCCAAACCAG gTACATCAGCTCGGCCAGCACCTAAAGTCGCCAACGGCAAAgcacctagcagcagcagcagcagcagcagcagcagtgatgatgactcagaggaggaaaaggcaatagCCATCTCTAAGAAG ACCATACCTAAAAAGCAAGTTGTGGCTAAGGCCCCAGTGAAAGCAGCTGCCGCACCTGCCCAAAAGAGTTCCAGCAGTGAGGACTCCTCCAgtgatgaggaggaagaggagcagaaGAAAAAGCCCATGAAGAAAAAACCAG GTCCCTATAGCTCAGTCCCCCCGCCTTCTGTTCCCCCACCCAAGAAGTCCCTGGGAACTCAATCCCCCAAGAAAGCTGCAGAAAAGCATCAGACTGTGGAGAGCAGTGAGGAGAGCAGCGACGAGTCTG ATTCAAGttctgaggaagaaaagaaacctcCAGCTAAGGCAGTCATCACCAAGGCAGCTACTAAAGCAGCTCCAGCAAAGAAGGCAGCAGAGAGCTCTTCAGACAGCTCAG ACTCCGACAGTTCTGAGGATGAAGCTCCTGCCAAGCCAGCCGGTACCCCCAAGAATCCCTCAAGTAAACCAGCCGCCACTCCCAAGCAGCCTGCAGCTAAGTCAGCCGCCACTCCCAAGCAGGCCGCGGGCAGTGGCCAGAAGCCTCTAACCAGAAAGGCTGACAGCAGCTCCAGCGAGGAGGAGAGCAGTTCTAGTGACGAGGAAGAGACGAAGAAGACTGTAGCCACCCCTAAGTCCAAGGCGACAGTCAAAGCAGCCCTGTCTTTACCTGCCAAGCAGGCCTCTCAGGGTGCTGGGGACAGCAGCTCGGATTCAGACAGCTCCAGCagcgaggaggaggaagaagagaagacacCTAAACCCCCAACTAAAAAGCCACGGAAGGAGGTGGAAGCCGTAGCCCCTTCCAAACCAGCCTCCGTGAAGAAAGCAAAGGCCGAAAGCAGCAGCAGTTCTTCCTCTGATGACtccagtgaggaggaggaggaggagaaacccAAGGGCAAGGGCACTCCAAGACCACAGGCCACCAAGACCAGTGGCACCTCCGCACTGACTGCCCAGAATGGAAAAGCAGACCGGGGCAGCAACGAGCAGGAGGAGGACAAGAAAAAGGCAGCAGTGGCGGTTGCTAAGCCAG gttcagaaaagaagaagaagaagaagaatgaggCTGCTAAGGAGGCAGAGACTCCTCCAGCAAAGAAGATAAAGCCTCAGACCCCCAACACATTTCCTAAAAGGAAGAAG GGAGAACGAAGGGCATCCTCCCCATTCCGAAGGATCAGGGAAGAGGAGATCGAGGTGGATGCTAGAGTGGCAGACAATTCCTTTGACGCCAAG CGGGGTGCAGCCGGAGACTGGGGGGAGCGAGCCAATCAGGTTCTGAAGTTCACCAAAGGCAAATCCTTCCGGCACGAGAAAACCAAGAAGAAGCGGGGCAGCTACCGGGGAGGCTCCATCTCTGTTCAAGTCAACTCTGTTAAGTTTGACAGCGAGTGA